One part of the Mytilus trossulus isolate FHL-02 chromosome 11, PNRI_Mtr1.1.1.hap1, whole genome shotgun sequence genome encodes these proteins:
- the LOC134690146 gene encoding uncharacterized protein LOC134690146 produces MAEIMEVWNYKLYEAAENGSVEDLKLCLANGANIDNQRGGWTALMCAASKGHVEVCQLLLENRCNKDITSDGGWTALMWAAEGGHVEVCQLLLENRCNKDITDKGGRTALHVAAEYGHLQVTRCLVEEGGISPFVKTHKCIC; encoded by the exons atggCA gaGATAATGGAAGTGTGGAATTAC AAACTTTATGAAGCTGCTGAAAATGGGAGCGTAGAGGACTTGAAGCTTTGCCTAGCAAATGGAGCTAACATTGATAATCAA aGAGGTGGATGGACAGCATTAATGTGTGCTGCCAGTAAAGGACATGTGGAAGTGTGTCAACTTCTCCTGGAGAACAGATGTAACAAAGATATCACATCA gaTGGTGGATGGACAGCATTAATGTGGGCTGCCGAGGGAGGACATGTGGAAGTGTGTCAACTTCTCCTGGAGAACAGATGTAACAAAGATATCACAGAT AAAGGTGGAAGAACAGCTTTACATGTGGCTGCTGAGTATGGACATCTACAGGTCACAAGATGTCTTGTAGAAGAAGGAGGTATCAGTCCCTTTGTTAAAACACACAag TGTATCTGTTAA